The following are encoded together in the Blastocatellia bacterium genome:
- a CDS encoding HAD-IIIA family hydrolase: MVETMGEVNERARRIRILILDCDGVLTDGRIIMLPTGDETKVFDVKDGHAIIMLHRAGIRSGIISGRQSPIVRARAKELGIAHLHEMAWEKTGAYEQILAEEGLTNEAVCYVGDDVVDIPLMRRAGLAVAVADAVAEVKQFAHLVTERAGGRGAVREVIELIMRAQGKWEEALSRYVEG, encoded by the coding sequence ATGGTTGAAACGATGGGCGAAGTCAACGAGCGGGCGCGGCGCATCCGAATCTTGATTCTCGATTGCGACGGCGTGCTGACCGATGGGCGCATCATCATGCTGCCGACGGGCGACGAAACCAAAGTCTTTGACGTCAAGGACGGCCACGCCATCATCATGCTGCACCGCGCAGGCATCCGCAGCGGCATCATCAGTGGCCGTCAATCACCCATCGTGCGCGCCCGCGCCAAAGAGCTGGGCATCGCCCACCTGCACGAGATGGCGTGGGAGAAGACCGGAGCCTACGAGCAGATTCTGGCCGAAGAGGGCCTGACGAACGAAGCGGTCTGCTACGTTGGCGATGATGTCGTTGACATTCCCTTGATGCGCCGCGCCGGCCTGGCGGTGGCGGTCGCCGACGCAGTCGCCGAAGTCAAGCAGTTCGCGCACCTGGTCACCGAGCGCGCCGGCGGACGCGGCGCGGTGCGCGAAGTGATCGAGCTGATTATGCGGGCGCAAGGCAAGTGGGAAGAAGCTCTGAGCCGCTATGTGGAAGGCTGA
- a CDS encoding alpha-amylase family protein, with the protein MIDDLWYKNTVIYSLDVKTFMDSNGDGIGDFEGLMRRLDYLSSLGVGALWLAPFQPTPNRDNGYDISDYYGVDPRYGSSGDFVEFMHQADERGLKVIIDLVVNHTSDQHLWFKMARSDKQSKFRDWYIWSKKRPPNWNKGMVFPGVQKSVWTYDKEAREYFYHRFYDFQPDLNMDNPDVRAEVRRVLGYWLELGVAGFRVDAVPFVLESDVLHHATPKLNFDWLAEMRRFLQWRRGDAIMLGEANVLPQENRKYFGASGNGIHMMFNFFVNQHLFYALATADIAPLVKALRATKSLAATAQWALFLRNHDELDLGRLTDKQRSLVFEHFGPAREMQLYNRGIRRRLAPMLGNRPQIELAYSLLFSLPGTPVLRYGDEIGMGDDLSLNERDAVRTPMQWSNGCHAGFSFAKKTVLPVIDKGPYSYAGVNVEAQRRDPNSLLNWMTDMIRLRKECPEIGWGDWRIFNTGAPNVLGMRYDWRGNGLIVVNNFDEKPHEVHIKSADADSAVLVNLMANNESHADERGIHRITLEAYGYRWYRVGSLNHVLHRSRV; encoded by the coding sequence ATGATTGACGACCTCTGGTACAAGAATACTGTCATCTACAGCCTCGACGTCAAAACCTTCATGGACTCTAACGGCGACGGCATCGGCGATTTCGAAGGGCTGATGCGCCGGCTGGATTACCTGAGCTCGTTGGGCGTCGGGGCGCTCTGGCTGGCGCCCTTCCAACCGACACCGAACCGCGACAACGGTTATGACATTTCCGATTACTATGGCGTTGACCCGCGCTACGGTTCGAGCGGTGATTTCGTCGAGTTCATGCACCAGGCCGACGAGCGCGGCCTGAAGGTCATTATCGATCTTGTCGTCAATCACACCTCTGACCAGCACCTCTGGTTCAAAATGGCGCGCAGCGATAAACAGTCGAAGTTTCGCGACTGGTACATCTGGTCAAAAAAGCGCCCGCCGAACTGGAATAAAGGTATGGTCTTTCCGGGCGTCCAGAAATCGGTCTGGACGTACGACAAAGAGGCGCGCGAATACTTCTATCATCGCTTTTATGACTTCCAGCCCGACCTCAACATGGACAACCCGGATGTGCGCGCCGAAGTTCGCCGCGTCCTCGGTTACTGGCTTGAGCTGGGCGTCGCCGGGTTCCGCGTCGATGCCGTGCCTTTCGTCCTGGAGAGCGACGTCCTGCATCACGCGACGCCGAAGCTGAATTTCGACTGGCTCGCTGAAATGCGCCGCTTCTTACAGTGGCGTCGCGGCGATGCGATCATGCTGGGCGAAGCCAATGTCCTGCCGCAGGAGAACCGCAAGTACTTCGGAGCGAGCGGCAACGGCATCCACATGATGTTCAACTTCTTCGTCAACCAGCACCTCTTCTACGCGCTCGCGACTGCCGACATCGCGCCGCTGGTTAAAGCCTTGCGCGCCACCAAGAGCTTGGCGGCGACGGCGCAGTGGGCGCTGTTCCTGCGCAACCATGATGAGCTAGACCTCGGACGCTTGACCGACAAGCAGCGCTCGCTGGTGTTCGAGCACTTCGGGCCGGCCCGCGAGATGCAGCTTTATAATCGCGGCATCCGGCGACGGCTGGCGCCGATGCTCGGCAACCGACCACAGATCGAGCTTGCCTACAGCCTGCTGTTTTCGCTGCCCGGCACGCCTGTGCTGCGCTACGGCGACGAAATCGGCATGGGCGACGACCTGTCGTTGAATGAGCGCGACGCCGTGCGCACGCCGATGCAGTGGTCGAACGGGTGCCACGCCGGCTTTTCTTTCGCAAAGAAGACGGTGCTGCCGGTCATCGATAAAGGCCCATATAGTTACGCCGGGGTCAACGTCGAAGCGCAGCGCCGCGACCCGAACTCGCTGCTCAACTGGATGACCGACATGATCCGGCTGCGCAAAGAGTGCCCGGAGATCGGCTGGGGCGACTGGCGCATCTTCAACACAGGGGCGCCGAACGTGCTGGGGATGCGCTACGACTGGCGGGGCAACGGCCTGATCGTCGTCAACAATTTTGACGAGAAGCCTCACGAGGTGCACATCAAGTCAGCCGACGCCGACAGTGCCGTCCTGGTCAACCTGATGGCCAACAACGAGAGCCACGCCGACGAGCGCGGCATCCATCGTATCACGCTCGAAGCCTACGGCTATCGCTGGTATCGCGTCGGCAGCCTGAACCATGTCCTGCACCGTTCGCGGGTGTGA
- a CDS encoding UvrD-helicase domain-containing protein — MSAQSKAEAIAAGTTIAHYRILEPLGQGGMGAVYKALDEKLNREVALKVLPAEYVAHDERRRRFLQEARAASRLNHPHILTVYEIGEADGIPFMVMEYIEGETLRDRIKSQPLPAKDALDIALQIAEGLRKAHEHGIVHRDLKPENLMVSRDGYAKILDFGLAKLIEHRFERQAGSTEKTLVQVKTNSGVILGTIKYMSPEQLLGKRVDLRSDIFSFAVVVYEMLTGCCPFAEENDVDTMHAILHTEAQPPHAVKADVPRALHSLLAKALAKSPKERFQTIKEFAAALKQLKRDLEAGRAIAPVTKKLVLKPATAARRAMRIDYERELNAAQYQAVTSIDGPLLIVAGAGTGKTRTLVYRVARLVETGIRPESILLLTFTRRAASSMLARAAGLADERCQRVSGGTFHSLAHSVLRRHPEAAGVLRTFTVLDSNDAEDVIDIVRRQAGAAARDRRLPRKRTLAAIFSMATNKLLTIEEVLNQFYPQFSHEREAIASIFKAFDEFKRARHLLSYDDLLVRLRDALDTDESLRQRLSEQYRYLMVDEYQDTNKLQAQIIRGLAAAHDNVAVVGDESQSIYSFRGATFRNMLEFPELFPGARIIKLEENFRSTQPVLDVANAIISEAQEGYAKRLFSRAPEGPQPLLVEAGDENEQSRFVAQRILELRDEGVSLNEIAVLFRASSHAFDLEVELGKHAIAYRKFGGIRFAESAHVKDVLAFLRIVANPSDTVSWFRSLKLIDHIGDATVQQILDFLNVEGREFRTARAKESLFKKLSEFPAKASYEKPLGKMARLLLTLAENREPRAQVTVVEKFYRPILQATFDDYPRRQRDLDHLLTIAKRYKTSEELLADVALDPIDTAAAEAAAKGQGFVTLSTVHSAKGLEWTALFIIWMLDGWFPSSRAYDAFEDLEEERRLLYVAATRAKQHLYFICPMSAYESGGPAMFTGVSRFLETLPADILPRATLDGE; from the coding sequence ATGAGCGCGCAGTCAAAAGCAGAAGCCATCGCCGCAGGCACGACCATCGCCCACTACCGCATCCTTGAGCCGCTCGGCCAGGGCGGCATGGGCGCGGTCTATAAAGCCCTCGACGAGAAGCTGAACCGCGAAGTGGCGCTCAAAGTCTTGCCCGCCGAATACGTCGCGCACGACGAGCGCCGCCGCCGCTTTCTTCAGGAAGCCCGCGCCGCCTCGCGCTTGAACCACCCGCACATTCTCACGGTCTACGAGATCGGCGAAGCCGACGGCATCCCCTTCATGGTGATGGAGTACATCGAAGGCGAGACCCTGCGCGACCGGATCAAGAGTCAGCCGCTGCCTGCTAAAGACGCTCTCGACATCGCGCTGCAAATCGCCGAAGGCTTGCGCAAGGCGCACGAGCACGGCATCGTCCATCGTGACCTGAAGCCGGAAAACCTGATGGTCAGCCGCGACGGCTACGCCAAGATACTCGACTTCGGGCTGGCCAAGCTGATCGAGCATCGCTTCGAGCGCCAGGCCGGCAGCACCGAAAAGACACTCGTGCAGGTGAAGACCAACTCCGGCGTCATCCTCGGCACGATCAAGTACATGTCGCCGGAGCAGTTGCTCGGCAAGCGTGTTGACCTGCGCAGCGATATCTTCTCGTTCGCCGTCGTCGTCTACGAAATGCTCACAGGCTGCTGCCCGTTTGCCGAAGAGAACGACGTTGACACGATGCATGCGATCTTGCACACAGAAGCGCAGCCGCCGCACGCCGTCAAGGCCGACGTGCCGCGTGCCCTGCACAGTTTGCTTGCCAAAGCCCTGGCCAAATCGCCGAAAGAGCGCTTTCAGACGATCAAGGAATTTGCCGCCGCGCTCAAGCAGTTGAAGCGTGACCTTGAAGCGGGCCGCGCCATCGCGCCCGTAACGAAAAAGCTGGTGCTGAAGCCTGCGACCGCCGCGCGCCGCGCCATGCGCATCGATTACGAGCGCGAGCTGAACGCCGCGCAGTACCAGGCGGTGACCAGCATTGACGGGCCACTGCTGATTGTCGCCGGTGCTGGAACCGGCAAGACGCGCACGCTCGTCTATCGCGTCGCGCGATTGGTCGAAACCGGCATCCGCCCGGAGTCCATCTTATTGCTTACCTTCACGCGGCGCGCGGCGTCGAGCATGCTGGCGCGCGCCGCGGGGCTTGCCGACGAGCGCTGCCAGCGGGTGTCAGGCGGCACGTTTCATTCGCTGGCGCATTCGGTCTTGCGCCGCCATCCGGAAGCGGCGGGCGTGCTGCGCACCTTCACGGTGCTCGACTCCAACGACGCCGAAGACGTGATCGATATCGTTCGCCGGCAAGCGGGCGCGGCGGCGCGTGATCGCCGGTTGCCGCGCAAGCGAACCCTCGCGGCCATCTTCAGCATGGCGACCAACAAGCTGCTGACGATTGAAGAGGTGCTGAACCAGTTCTACCCACAGTTCAGCCACGAACGCGAAGCGATTGCCTCGATCTTCAAAGCCTTCGATGAGTTCAAGCGGGCGCGTCACCTGCTCAGTTATGATGACCTGCTCGTCCGCCTGCGCGACGCACTCGATACGGACGAATCGCTCAGGCAGCGATTGTCTGAGCAGTACCGCTACCTGATGGTTGACGAGTATCAAGACACCAACAAGCTGCAAGCGCAGATCATTCGCGGGCTGGCGGCGGCGCATGACAACGTCGCGGTCGTCGGCGACGAATCGCAATCGATCTATTCGTTCCGCGGCGCGACGTTTCGCAACATGCTCGAATTCCCTGAGCTTTTCCCTGGCGCTCGCATTATCAAGCTGGAAGAGAATTTTCGCAGCACCCAACCGGTGCTTGACGTGGCGAATGCCATCATCAGCGAGGCGCAAGAAGGTTACGCCAAGCGATTGTTTTCGCGCGCCCCCGAAGGCCCGCAGCCGTTGCTGGTCGAAGCCGGCGACGAAAACGAGCAGTCGCGCTTCGTCGCGCAGCGCATCCTTGAATTGCGCGACGAGGGCGTCTCCCTGAATGAGATCGCCGTGCTATTCCGCGCCAGCTCGCATGCCTTCGACCTGGAAGTCGAGCTGGGCAAGCACGCCATCGCTTACCGCAAATTCGGCGGCATACGCTTTGCCGAATCGGCGCACGTCAAAGACGTGCTTGCCTTCCTGCGCATCGTCGCCAACCCCTCGGACACGGTTTCGTGGTTTCGCTCACTCAAGCTCATAGACCACATCGGCGACGCCACGGTGCAGCAGATTCTCGACTTCCTCAACGTCGAAGGCCGCGAGTTTCGCACCGCCCGCGCCAAAGAATCGCTCTTTAAGAAGCTCTCGGAGTTTCCCGCGAAAGCGAGCTACGAAAAGCCGCTCGGCAAGATGGCCCGGCTGCTGCTGACGCTCGCCGAAAATCGCGAGCCGCGCGCCCAGGTTACTGTCGTCGAGAAATTCTACCGCCCCATTCTGCAAGCCACCTTTGACGATTACCCGCGCCGCCAGCGTGACCTGGATCATTTGCTGACCATCGCCAAACGCTATAAGACCAGCGAAGAGTTGCTTGCCGACGTGGCGCTCGACCCGATAGACACGGCAGCCGCCGAAGCCGCCGCGAAAGGCCAGGGCTTCGTGACGCTTTCCACCGTGCATTCGGCGAAAGGCTTGGAATGGACGGCGCTGTTCATCATCTGGATGCTTGACGGCTGGTTCCCATCGTCGCGCGCTTACGACGCCTTTGAAGACCTCGAAGAAGAGCGCCGCCTGTTGTACGTCGCGGCGACGCGCGCCAAACAACACCTCTACTTCATCTGCCCGATGAGCGCCTACGAGAGCGGCGGCCCGGCGATGTTCACCGGCGTCTCGCGCTTTCTCGAAACCCTGCCGGCGGACATCCTGCCGCGCGCCACCTTGGACGGAGAATAA